A region of Culicoides brevitarsis isolate CSIRO-B50_1 chromosome 1, AGI_CSIRO_Cbre_v1, whole genome shotgun sequence DNA encodes the following proteins:
- the LOC134838260 gene encoding alpha-N-acetylglucosaminidase — MKLRSSSFVIFGIFVIFCQNFVKADHVTARNKKFEEIFENVKSQTLAQVQADAAIEVIYRLIPEAAHNFNVTINVLLPDNSFSVYKDSNSSIVYITASSGVAACHGFYHYIKYYCGCQVAWEGSQVNLPENLPDVDISVTSPSQFVYFQNVCTWSYSYTWWTFDNWRRHIDWIALHGITLTLAPFQEEIWTQIYQSFGIHQEEIDDHFAGPAFLAWQRMGNLRGWGGPLSNNFKNKSSNLQKHVIKSLRDLGISVALPAFAGHVPVAFRRIFPNASLTPAQKWNKFPEENCCPLFLDPTDPLYGIVGEKFLKAVIKNYGTDHIYFADPFNEMHPRYADASYLGNSSAAIYDTMRRVDPHAVWLLQGWMFLDVLFWKNHLIEAFLTSVPQGRILVLDLQSEQFPQYERTNSYYGQPFIWCMLHNFGGTLGMHGSADIVYNRILETRNDPNMTMVGVGITPEGINQNHVMYEYALEMAWSSDTYEPEQWFHHYAITRYGENYPEATRAWELLLKSVYSYRGLEKIRGKYTISRRPSVKLTPWTWYNVSYVDEALSLLLQMPHTIKESATQLYYHDLVDLTRQFLQNRADQLYLAIMEAYHDRDLERVSQYKTTFLTLLTDLDKILRTSNRFLLGTWLASAKRWGQNKLEKEMYEFNARNQITLWGPNGQIVDYANKQWSGVVADYFYKRWKMFFSEMESALQNNEDLDDRKTKGKIFKWVEEPFNLDRKFYPFKKDGNTVEIAQQIFSRYIRMGHLPEVQIRHHAHTDPSLEESPTLYARNMGSDQMPQVPQTRTTAPKRRRLS; from the exons ATGAAATTGCGTTCTAGCTCTTTTGTGATTTTCGGGATTTTTGTGATATTCTGCCAAAATTTCGTCAAAGCAGATCACGTCACAGCACGAAACAAGAAATtcgaggaaatttttgaaaatgtgaaaagtcaAACACTC GCACAAGTACAGGCTGATGCTGCAATCGAAGTGATCTACAGATTGATTCCGGAAGCGGCTCATAATTTCAATGTGACCATCAACGTTCTGCTGCCAGACAATAGTTTCAGT GTGTACAAAGACTCGAATTCCTCGATTGTTTACATCACGGCATCAAGTGGTGTCGCAGCATGTCACGGCTTTTATCACTACATCAAGTACTATTGCGGGTGTCAAGTGGCATGGGAAGGCTCGCAAGTTAATTTGCCGGAAAATTTGCCAGATGTTGACATCAGTGTCACGTCGCCGAGTCAATTTGTGTACTTTCAAAATGTTTGTACGTGGTCTTATAGCTATACTTGGTGGACTTTTGACAATTGGCGACGACATATCGATTGGATTGCCTTGCATGGGATTACGTTGACTTTGGCGCCATTTCAGGAGGAAATTTGGacacaaatttatcaaagctTTGGCATTCATCAGGAGGAAATTGATGATCATTTTGCGGGACCTGCGTTTCTTGCGTGGCAAAGAATG ggAAATCTCCGCGGTTGGGGAGGTCCGTTAAgcaacaatttcaaaaataaatcttcaaaCTTACAAAAACATGTCATAAAATCCTTACGTGATCTCGGAATTAGTGTTGCTCTTCCTGCCTTTGCGGGACATGTTCCTGTCGCTTTCAGACGAATTTTTCCGAATGCCTCGTTAACGCCAGCtcaaaaatggaataaattcCCGGAAGAAAATTGTTGCCCGTTGTTTTTGGATCCAACTGACCCGTTATACGGAATTGTgggagaaaaatttctaaaagctGTCATCAAGAATTACGGCACAGATCACATTTATTTTGCTGATCCTTTTAACGAAATGCATCCACGATATGCGGATGCGTCGTATTTGGGAAATTCATCTGCTGCTATTTATGACACGATGAGAAGAGTTGATCCGCATGCTGtttg gttGTTACAAGGATGGATGTTCCTCGATGTgctattttggaaaaatcatTTGATCGAAGCATTTTTGACGTCAGTTCCTCAAGGAAGAATTCTCGTATTAGACTTACAATCTGAACAATTTCCACAGTACGAGAGAACAAATTCGTATTATGGACAACCttttatttg gtgcATGCTTCATAATTTCGGAGGAACATTGGGAATGCATGGATCAGCTGATATCGTCTATAAC cgcATCCTTGAAACTCGTAACGATCCAAATATGACGATGGTTGGTGTCGGCATCACTCCCGAGGGAATAAACCAGAACCATGTAATGTACGAATATGCTCTCGAAATGGCTTGGAGCTCCGATACGTACGAGCCAGAGCAATGGTTTCATCATTACGCGATAACCCGTTATGGAGAAAATTATCCTGAAGCGACACGAGCATGGGAATTATTACTCAAAAGTGTCTATTCTTACAGAggacttgaaaaaattcgtgGCAAATATACGATTTCGAGACGTCCCAGTGTTAAATTAACGCCTtgg acatGGTACAACGTTTCTTACGTCGACGAAGCCTTAAGTTTGTTACTCCAGATGCCCCATACCATCAAAGAAAGTGCTACACAGCTTTATTATCACGATTTAGTCGACCTAACGCGTCAATTCCTGCAAAATCGAGCTGATCAACTTTACCTCGCCATCATGGAAGCCTATCACGATCGCGATTTAGAACGAGTTAGTCAATATAAAACGACTTTTTTGACATTACTCACGGatttggacaaaattttacgaaCCAGCAACAGATTTTTGCTCGGAACATGGCTCGCAAGTGCCAAAAGATGGGGTCAAAACAAGCTGGAAAAGGAAATGTACGAATTTAACGCACGAAATCAGATAACTTTGTGGGGTCCCAATGGGCAAATTGTCGATTACGCGAACAAACAATGGTCCGGAGTCGTCGCTGACTATTTTTACAAACGATGGAAGATGTTTTTCTCGGAAATGGAGTCCGCGTTACAAAATAATGAGGATTTAGATGATAGAAAAACTAAAGGAAAGATATTTAAATGGGTTGAGGAGCCTTTTAACTTGGATCGGAAATTTTATCCCTTCAAAAAagatg gAAACACCGTTGAAATCgctcaacaaatattttcacgCTACATTCGCATGGGTCACTTACCGGAAGTGCAAATCCGACATCATGCGCATACCGATCCCTCGTTGGAGGAGAGTCCAACACTCTATGCTCGCAATATGGGCTCCGACCAGATGCCGCAAGTGCCTCAAACAAGAACAACTGCGCCAAAAAGACGACGTTTATCTTAA